The following proteins come from a genomic window of Cryobacterium sp. GrIS_2_6:
- a CDS encoding ParA family protein, producing the protein MVYSESGGVTKTTTAVSIAMIAAEQGKRTVLVDLDPRAASTKWLDVVPAGDGLHVGAILGDEDPQGWGEDLAVRTAWSENLRVIPSARNVSNREADRADHAELRLRTALEGISADLVIIDCPNRQGGPLTLSALNAADTIVYASTATSDGVDGVAGARRTVAQFHHSRERIGAPVTLTEAGIVCGGVRETIMSRPAVASIEELRETGMLLLPLVPERAIIQEVRLTGDWYGNFRKGAPVLGAYQAIVDQVIR; encoded by the coding sequence ATGGTCTACAGCGAATCCGGTGGAGTAACGAAAACGACTACCGCTGTGTCGATCGCGATGATTGCCGCCGAGCAGGGGAAGCGAACCGTCCTGGTCGACCTCGATCCTCGCGCTGCATCGACCAAGTGGCTCGACGTCGTCCCAGCTGGCGACGGGCTCCACGTCGGAGCCATTCTCGGTGACGAAGATCCCCAAGGTTGGGGGGAGGACTTGGCAGTTCGAACCGCCTGGTCAGAAAACCTGCGCGTAATCCCATCAGCACGCAACGTGTCCAACCGCGAAGCAGACCGCGCTGATCATGCCGAGTTGCGGCTAAGAACCGCTCTTGAAGGAATCTCTGCCGATCTGGTCATCATCGACTGCCCGAATCGTCAGGGAGGACCGCTAACCCTGTCTGCGCTGAATGCCGCGGACACGATCGTCTATGCGTCCACCGCCACCAGTGACGGCGTGGACGGCGTGGCAGGAGCGCGCCGCACCGTTGCACAGTTCCACCACAGTCGAGAGCGCATAGGGGCGCCCGTGACATTGACCGAGGCTGGGATCGTATGTGGGGGAGTGCGGGAAACGATCATGTCGCGCCCCGCGGTGGCCAGCATTGAGGAACTCCGGGAAACAGGAATGCTCCTACTTCCCCTCGTTCCGGAGAGGGCCATCATTCAGGAAGTTCGGTTGACCGGTGATTGGTACGGCAATTTCAGGAAGGGTGCACCCGTCTTGGGGGCATACCAGGCAATCGTGGACCAGGTGATTCGATGA
- a CDS encoding DUF3846 domain-containing protein, whose translation MTTTIRSIKITPTDTITTLNLGQSNIGTDISAAIGCSMFDVVGLADDIDLFVDDEGLINGSTLNLPATVLAHRLGSPTVIFGTAIAVSVTPDDETVGLTHSQLTRIQTALAQTPDPGTIDTLVESLSPFPTIVGMLRNI comes from the coding sequence ATGACCACCACCATCCGCAGCATCAAGATCACCCCAACCGACACCATCACCACCCTGAACCTGGGCCAGAGCAACATCGGGACGGACATCAGCGCCGCCATCGGCTGCTCGATGTTCGACGTCGTCGGCCTGGCCGACGACATCGACCTCTTCGTCGATGATGAAGGACTCATCAACGGGTCCACCCTGAACCTGCCCGCGACCGTGCTCGCCCACCGGCTCGGCTCCCCCACCGTCATCTTCGGCACCGCGATCGCCGTCAGCGTCACCCCAGACGACGAAACCGTCGGCCTCACCCACAGCCAGCTCACCAGGATCCAGACTGCACTCGCCCAGACACCCGACCCAGGCACCATCGACACCCTCGTTGAAAGCCTGTCCCCCTTCCCCACCATCGTGGGCATGCTGCGCAACATCTAA
- a CDS encoding DUF3560 domain-containing protein, translated as MLTITHTHEAGTLIAGTSRGDGTAEVLKSAGWRWGRSINAWFVPQSRDRLPKLHTITRTKSALEAAGCEVETEIDSSHRPTAEVEAGKIERQADRVDALAAKAERKSRAEDAAWANARAAHNRLPEGGEPIKVGHHSEVRHRNAIATADNAMRTSIGASADATTAQARADAATHTTTARYSPVTVANRIETLGAELRKLERRVTAPCYDDTRGYIDATAEQLTARAARLAPHIEEKRDQIAYWEAVRAAQVESGKATGYDRSTVKKGDRVKIRGQWREVVRANVKTVSVTTGYTWTDTAPYAEIQQLVQPE; from the coding sequence ATGCTCACCATCACCCACACCCACGAAGCCGGAACCCTGATTGCGGGCACCAGCCGGGGCGACGGCACCGCCGAGGTTCTCAAGTCCGCCGGATGGCGCTGGGGGCGCAGCATCAACGCCTGGTTCGTCCCGCAGTCCCGCGACCGCCTGCCCAAGCTGCACACCATCACCCGCACCAAGTCGGCACTAGAAGCGGCCGGGTGCGAGGTCGAAACGGAAATCGATAGCAGCCACCGCCCGACCGCTGAGGTCGAGGCCGGAAAGATCGAGCGTCAGGCCGACCGGGTCGACGCCCTGGCCGCCAAGGCAGAGCGTAAGAGCCGCGCCGAAGACGCCGCATGGGCCAACGCCCGCGCCGCACACAATCGCCTGCCCGAAGGAGGCGAACCGATCAAGGTTGGCCACCACTCCGAAGTACGCCACCGCAACGCGATCGCCACAGCAGATAACGCCATGCGCACGTCAATCGGGGCCAGCGCAGATGCCACCACCGCCCAGGCCCGCGCCGACGCGGCCACCCACACCACCACCGCCCGATATAGCCCGGTCACCGTGGCCAACCGCATCGAGACGTTGGGCGCTGAGCTCCGCAAGCTCGAGCGCCGCGTAACCGCCCCGTGCTACGACGACACCCGCGGTTACATCGACGCCACGGCCGAGCAGCTGACGGCCCGGGCGGCACGCCTCGCACCGCACATCGAGGAGAAGCGCGACCAGATCGCCTATTGGGAGGCCGTGCGCGCCGCCCAGGTTGAGAGTGGCAAGGCCACCGGCTACGACCGTTCCACGGTCAAGAAGGGAGACCGGGTGAAGATCCGCGGCCAGTGGCGCGAAGTCGTGCGCGCCAACGTCAAAACGGTCAGCGTCACCACCGGCTACACGTGGACGGATACCGCCCCGTATGCGGAAATTCAGCAGCTCGTGCAGCCCGAGTAA
- a CDS encoding HAD-IA family hydrolase — MTNLTADPTKPHTPRTSPDKENTLLGRVFEAVLFDNDGTLVDSTNAVNRSWLSWAKEAGLGTSFRGASHGVPARQMLATLIPADQIDDAVIRLTQIELADTMGIRVLPGAGPLLASIPEHRRAIVSSATRELCLVRLAAAGVPTPATIITIEDTGRGKPFPEPFLEAAARLGFDPARCLVVEDAPAGLEAARAAGCATIGVEGTHDAADLDADLVVTSLDRLRIVVQHNGVKFELLPE; from the coding sequence ATGACCAACCTCACGGCCGACCCGACCAAACCCCACACACCCCGCACCTCACCCGACAAAGAGAACACCCTCCTCGGACGGGTGTTCGAGGCAGTGTTGTTCGATAACGACGGGACGCTCGTGGACTCGACCAACGCCGTGAACCGGTCCTGGCTGAGCTGGGCCAAAGAAGCCGGCCTTGGCACGTCATTCCGGGGTGCCAGCCACGGGGTGCCGGCCCGGCAGATGCTGGCCACGTTGATTCCGGCCGATCAGATCGACGACGCGGTCATCCGGTTGACCCAGATCGAGCTCGCCGACACGATGGGCATCAGGGTCCTCCCCGGTGCCGGGCCCCTGCTCGCGAGCATCCCCGAGCACCGGCGGGCGATCGTCAGCTCCGCCACCCGAGAGCTCTGCCTCGTTCGCCTGGCCGCCGCGGGCGTCCCGACACCGGCGACCATCATCACTATCGAGGACACGGGCCGGGGCAAGCCCTTCCCCGAACCATTCCTCGAAGCTGCCGCCCGCCTCGGGTTCGACCCGGCCCGCTGCCTCGTCGTCGAGGACGCACCGGCCGGCCTCGAAGCCGCGCGCGCGGCCGGCTGTGCCACCATCGGCGTCGAAGGAACCCATGACGCAGCCGACCTGGACGCCGATCTCGTCGTGACCAGCCTGGACAGGCTACGCATCGTCGTGCAGCACAACGGCGTCAAGTTCGAACTACTTCCCGAGTAA
- a CDS encoding NAD-dependent succinate-semialdehyde dehydrogenase — MSHHAVVNPATGETIKTYPQISDDEIEQVIASADEAHRGWSRSSSTDERAALLRRVGDLHEERRDKLAAIIVREMGKPVDQALGEIDYSADIYRYYADNAQEFLKDEPITLLSGEGSAFMRSNSLGVLIGVMPWNFPYYQVARFAGPNLMIGNTIILKNASQCPESAAAIEQIFHDASFPAGAYTNVYADSEQVATIIADPRVQGVSLTGSEGAGAAVAEVAGRHLKKVVLELGGSDPFILLSTDDMAATVAAAVAGRLRNSGQACDAAKRFIVIDELYDEFTEKFTAAILANSPGDPTIPGADYGPLSSLGAAEHLEEQVERAVAQGATLATTGKRSGAFYPPAVLTDVMRDNDTYHEEFFGPVASVYRAGSEDEAITLANDTPFGLGSYLFTTDPEQALRVADRIEAGMVYVNLVDAGSAELPFGGVKRSGMGRELGRYGASEFVNKKLIRIG; from the coding sequence GTGAGCCACCATGCCGTTGTCAACCCCGCCACAGGCGAAACCATCAAAACTTACCCCCAGATTTCTGATGATGAAATTGAGCAGGTCATCGCATCGGCCGATGAGGCCCACCGCGGCTGGTCACGCAGCTCTTCAACCGACGAGCGGGCCGCTCTCCTGCGCAGGGTCGGCGATTTGCATGAGGAGCGCCGTGACAAGCTGGCGGCCATCATCGTGCGCGAGATGGGAAAACCCGTCGACCAAGCGCTCGGCGAGATCGATTACTCCGCCGACATCTACCGTTACTACGCCGACAACGCGCAGGAATTCCTCAAGGACGAACCAATTACCCTTCTCAGCGGCGAGGGTTCCGCCTTCATGCGCTCCAACTCTCTCGGCGTGCTGATTGGCGTCATGCCATGGAATTTCCCGTACTATCAGGTTGCGCGCTTCGCCGGACCTAACCTCATGATCGGCAACACGATCATCCTCAAGAATGCGTCGCAGTGCCCGGAGTCGGCGGCGGCGATTGAGCAAATTTTCCACGATGCAAGCTTCCCGGCTGGCGCTTACACCAATGTGTATGCGGACAGCGAGCAGGTCGCCACGATCATCGCCGACCCGCGGGTACAGGGCGTCTCTCTCACCGGTTCGGAGGGCGCCGGCGCGGCCGTTGCCGAAGTGGCCGGTCGCCACCTCAAGAAGGTCGTGCTGGAACTGGGTGGGTCAGACCCGTTCATCCTGCTGAGCACCGACGACATGGCCGCAACAGTAGCTGCCGCCGTCGCCGGTCGCCTCCGCAATAGCGGGCAGGCCTGCGACGCAGCTAAGCGATTTATTGTGATCGATGAACTTTACGATGAATTCACGGAGAAGTTCACCGCCGCCATCCTTGCGAACTCACCCGGCGACCCCACCATTCCCGGTGCAGACTACGGACCCCTCTCGTCCCTCGGCGCGGCCGAGCATCTTGAGGAGCAGGTAGAGCGCGCGGTCGCGCAGGGAGCGACCCTGGCGACCACGGGCAAACGCTCTGGTGCCTTCTACCCGCCTGCCGTGCTCACCGATGTCATGCGGGACAACGACACGTACCACGAGGAGTTTTTTGGCCCCGTAGCCTCCGTCTACCGGGCAGGCTCAGAGGATGAAGCTATTACCCTCGCGAACGACACACCATTCGGGCTTGGCTCCTACTTGTTCACGACCGATCCCGAGCAGGCACTGCGGGTCGCCGACCGTATCGAAGCCGGCATGGTCTACGTCAACCTCGTCGACGCCGGCAGCGCAGAACTGCCGTTCGGTGGGGTGAAAAGAAGCGGCATGGGACGCGAACTCGGACGATACGGTGCCAGCGAGTTCGTGAATAAGAAACTCATCCGTATCGGCTAG
- a CDS encoding SsrA-binding protein produces the protein MAGPCLQHAGEGPGHRVISNSAHSPNPTSWRGIAWPDFYRSFGRKPAANLAGFLCRNGLQRVDHTHWNNYPPGRESKLLPGARIVKIHNKATVVDPRSYCSRCFLHDGHVKVELAVAHEKREDHKRQTQRERQDDHEAAQAVFARRRLGD, from the coding sequence GTGGCGGGCCCCTGTCTCCAACACGCTGGAGAGGGCCCCGGCCACCGGGTGATCTCAAACTCTGCGCATTCCCCAAATCCAACGTCGTGGAGGGGGATTGCCTGGCCTGATTTTTACCGCTCTTTTGGCAGGAAACCAGCCGCTAACTTGGCCGGTTTCCTGTGCCGAAACGGCCTACAAAGAGTTGATCACACACACTGGAACAACTACCCGCCCGGGCGCGAGAGCAAGCTGCTGCCTGGGGCGCGGATTGTGAAGATCCACAACAAGGCGACAGTGGTGGATCCACGATCGTACTGCTCTCGCTGTTTTTTGCACGATGGTCACGTGAAGGTCGAACTCGCGGTCGCCCACGAAAAACGTGAGGACCATAAGCGCCAGACGCAACGTGAACGTCAGGACGACCACGAGGCGGCACAAGCAGTTTTCGCGCGCCGCAGGCTCGGCGACTGA
- the istA gene encoding IS21 family transposase encodes MSVQENIRSLDSQGIAGREIARRLGVSRDAVVKYTRQHDYSPKPPALVPRPAGSVLTGFEDTIELWLGEDQRRPRKQRHTAQRVFDRLVAEETYTGSYSPVQRFVRKWNAQHRHAGEGFTELVWPAGTAQVDFGQAEAIIAGVRQILHIFVVTFPFSNMRFVQAYRGETAECVCHGLRTVFDHIGAAPRHLVFDNATGIGRRVGTKVVETKLFGAFKMHYRSESRYCNPYSGHEKGNVENAVGFLRRNLMVPEPEAATLQGLNEVLLARCLALASTVHYRKGLPIGELFAQDVAASLVLPGVGFDPVRYENRTADKKGNLLIDGNTYAAGSSFHSRTLTVGLRHDVVEILDEHSTPVRSFPRAFGVQAETIFEPAALLPLLVTKPGAWGHSQLRALVPEPVRDWLDTATATNRRRLLSAVDAASGSAGFNAAIGAADMLIQRGDAPDTAALGMLARRLADGTTPAVENVDLSVYDIFTTDIFSAVNTATGEIA; translated from the coding sequence ATGTCCGTGCAAGAAAATATCAGATCACTCGACTCCCAAGGAATTGCGGGCCGTGAAATCGCCCGCCGGCTCGGAGTCAGCCGCGACGCGGTAGTGAAATACACCCGGCAACACGACTACTCACCGAAGCCACCAGCTCTCGTTCCCCGGCCCGCCGGGTCGGTGTTGACCGGGTTCGAAGACACGATTGAGCTGTGGTTAGGCGAGGACCAGCGCCGGCCGCGCAAGCAACGCCACACCGCCCAACGGGTCTTTGACCGCCTCGTCGCCGAGGAGACCTACACCGGCAGTTATTCCCCGGTGCAACGCTTCGTCAGGAAGTGGAATGCCCAGCACCGGCACGCCGGGGAAGGTTTCACAGAACTGGTCTGGCCGGCGGGGACCGCGCAGGTCGATTTCGGCCAGGCCGAGGCCATCATCGCCGGGGTCCGGCAAATCCTGCACATCTTCGTCGTCACGTTCCCGTTCTCGAACATGCGTTTCGTGCAGGCCTACCGGGGTGAAACGGCCGAGTGCGTCTGCCATGGCCTGCGCACCGTGTTCGACCACATTGGCGCTGCGCCTCGGCATCTGGTCTTTGATAACGCCACTGGCATCGGGCGGCGGGTCGGCACCAAGGTCGTCGAGACGAAGCTGTTCGGTGCATTCAAGATGCACTACCGGTCCGAATCTCGGTACTGCAATCCGTACTCCGGTCATGAGAAGGGGAACGTGGAAAACGCGGTCGGGTTCCTCCGCCGCAACCTGATGGTCCCCGAGCCCGAAGCGGCCACACTGCAGGGCCTCAACGAGGTGTTGCTGGCCAGGTGCCTCGCGTTGGCTTCGACCGTGCACTACCGCAAGGGCCTGCCCATCGGCGAGCTCTTCGCCCAGGACGTCGCGGCGTCTCTGGTGTTGCCCGGCGTCGGGTTTGACCCGGTGCGTTATGAAAACCGCACGGCCGATAAGAAGGGGAACCTACTCATTGACGGGAACACCTACGCGGCCGGGTCTTCCTTCCACAGCCGCACCCTCACCGTTGGGTTGCGGCACGATGTCGTCGAGATCCTCGACGAGCATTCCACGCCGGTGCGGTCTTTCCCGCGGGCCTTCGGAGTGCAGGCCGAGACCATCTTCGAACCCGCGGCCCTGCTGCCGTTGCTGGTGACTAAACCCGGCGCCTGGGGCCACTCTCAGCTGCGAGCCCTCGTCCCCGAGCCGGTGCGGGACTGGCTCGACACGGCCACGGCCACCAACCGGCGCCGGCTCCTGAGCGCCGTCGATGCTGCCTCAGGATCGGCTGGTTTCAACGCCGCGATTGGCGCTGCCGACATGCTCATCCAGCGCGGAGACGCCCCCGACACCGCCGCACTAGGCATGCTCGCCCGGCGCCTCGCCGACGGCACCACACCGGCAGTCGAGAACGTGGATTTGAGCGTCTATGACATCTTCACCACCGACATCTTCTCGGCCGTCAACACCGCGACGGGAGAAATCGCATGA
- the istB gene encoding IS21-like element helper ATPase IstB encodes MTLVTVQDIIETGRQSSLTGTVLAEWAEKGTPKQREYLHGMLLAERESRQESRRQRLLSAARLPALKSLTGFDYTNVKFPEDYGREALTSLEFINQAEDLVLYGDVGTGKTHLASALVAAACRQGIPARFFTTSSLVMQLRRAKDEGRLDRELASIARNRLVVIDELGYLPIDTDGARLLFQVIADGYEKRSLIITTNLEFSRWGTVFGDDNMAAAVIDRIVHHGRLLQFRGESYRVKHALMK; translated from the coding sequence ATGACCCTCGTCACAGTCCAGGACATCATCGAGACCGGCCGACAGTCTTCCTTGACTGGCACGGTGCTGGCCGAATGGGCAGAGAAGGGCACCCCGAAACAACGCGAGTACCTGCACGGGATGCTTCTGGCCGAGCGCGAATCCCGACAGGAATCACGCCGCCAACGGCTGCTGAGCGCCGCCCGACTGCCGGCGCTGAAGTCCTTGACGGGGTTTGACTACACCAACGTCAAATTCCCCGAGGACTACGGCCGGGAAGCGCTGACGTCGCTGGAGTTCATCAACCAGGCCGAGGACCTCGTCCTCTATGGCGACGTCGGAACCGGCAAAACCCACCTTGCCTCTGCGTTGGTCGCGGCCGCCTGCCGCCAAGGTATTCCGGCCCGCTTCTTCACGACGTCGTCGTTGGTCATGCAGCTGCGCCGCGCCAAGGATGAAGGGCGTCTCGATCGGGAACTTGCCTCGATCGCGAGAAACCGGCTCGTCGTCATTGACGAACTGGGGTATTTGCCGATCGATACCGACGGCGCCCGGCTCTTGTTCCAGGTCATCGCCGACGGTTATGAAAAACGAAGCCTGATCATCACGACAAACCTTGAGTTCTCCCGCTGGGGAACCGTGTTCGGCGACGACAACATGGCCGCCGCCGTCATCGACCGCATCGTCCACCACGGCCGGCTCCTGCAGTTCCGCGGCGAGTCCTACCGAGTCAAACACGCCCTCATGAAATGA
- a CDS encoding glutathione-independent formaldehyde dehydrogenase: protein MKAVVYKGPNEVNVEEVPDAKIERPTDVLVRITATNICGSDLHMYEGRTDFEVGRTFGHENMGEVIEVGNGVDKVKVGEIVVLPFNISCGFCKNCERGFTNYCMTTQPDPIGAGAAYGFAGMGPYPGGQAQMLRVPYGDNNCLRLGEDAIEKQNDYVMLSDIFPTGYHATEMAGVIPGDTVVIYGAGPVGLMAALSATIKGASKVWVVDRRPDRLALAEQIGAIAIDDSKTDPVQFVLDQTKGIGADRGCECVGYQAHDPQGAEDPAMTLNQLIQSVRITGGIGVVGVFLPADPGGFDENAKQGKLAIDYGLQWLKGQNVGSGQCPVKKYNRQLRDLIAVGKAKPSWIVSHEIPLSKAADAYKNFDERTNGWTKVILKPE from the coding sequence ATGAAAGCCGTCGTTTACAAAGGCCCCAATGAGGTCAACGTTGAAGAAGTTCCCGATGCCAAGATCGAACGTCCCACTGACGTTCTCGTACGCATCACGGCCACAAATATTTGCGGTTCAGATCTACACATGTATGAGGGACGCACCGATTTCGAGGTTGGACGCACGTTCGGTCACGAAAACATGGGCGAGGTCATCGAGGTCGGTAACGGCGTCGACAAGGTAAAGGTCGGCGAAATCGTCGTGCTGCCATTCAATATTTCTTGCGGGTTCTGTAAGAACTGTGAGCGCGGTTTCACTAATTACTGCATGACAACTCAGCCAGACCCGATTGGCGCGGGAGCGGCCTACGGCTTCGCTGGAATGGGCCCGTATCCCGGCGGGCAGGCCCAAATGCTGCGCGTGCCCTACGGCGACAACAACTGTTTGCGCTTGGGAGAAGATGCCATAGAAAAGCAAAACGACTACGTGATGCTCTCGGACATCTTCCCTACCGGCTACCACGCTACCGAGATGGCCGGCGTGATCCCCGGTGACACCGTCGTGATCTACGGGGCCGGTCCAGTCGGGCTGATGGCCGCCCTGTCTGCCACGATCAAGGGCGCAAGCAAAGTCTGGGTCGTGGACCGACGCCCGGACCGGCTGGCCCTTGCCGAGCAGATCGGTGCGATCGCCATTGATGACTCGAAGACGGACCCGGTTCAGTTCGTGCTGGACCAGACCAAGGGTATCGGCGCAGACCGGGGATGTGAATGCGTGGGTTACCAAGCCCACGATCCCCAGGGCGCCGAAGACCCCGCGATGACGCTGAATCAGCTCATCCAGTCCGTGCGCATCACCGGAGGAATCGGCGTTGTTGGTGTCTTCCTGCCGGCAGATCCCGGCGGCTTCGACGAGAACGCCAAGCAGGGCAAGCTTGCCATCGACTATGGCCTGCAGTGGCTCAAGGGCCAAAATGTTGGCAGTGGCCAATGCCCGGTGAAGAAATACAACCGGCAATTGCGTGACTTGATCGCCGTGGGCAAGGCCAAGCCATCCTGGATCGTTTCCCACGAGATCCCCCTCAGCAAAGCCGCCGACGCCTATAAAAACTTCGACGAACGCACCAACGGGTGGACAAAAGTCATCCTCAAGCCCGAATAG